The following are from one region of the Aspergillus chevalieri M1 DNA, chromosome 1, nearly complete sequence genome:
- a CDS encoding M48 family metallopeptidase (COG:O;~EggNog:ENOG410PKTX;~InterPro:IPR001915;~MEROPS:MER0026545;~PFAM:PF01435;~TransMembrane:1 (n13-23c28/29o249-273i);~go_function: GO:0004222 - metalloendopeptidase activity [Evidence IEA];~go_process: GO:0006508 - proteolysis [Evidence IEA]) has translation MFRQPITSAVRKALSPSLASFAFSPRAAARCSRLTSALHPCHRNPITSKTSFTFFQEQLPRFHSRHFTSSASSHYGFGNQPYRRFNNPQRQPFLWRLLGNAKPHHFVLIGLGISGLYIYNSETVEMTGRRRFNCISSEQELQMGNQSYKEVLSSSRGKILPEHHPTTVLVKRVLDRLIPQAPIVGANWRVHVIKDDGMINAFVLPGGKVFVYTGILPVCEDEDGLAAVLGHEIAHVVARHPAERMSNSLLTIGAVFLISAMFDISGQIPSLLLNLMYSLPNSRTQEAEADDMGLMMMSKACYNPEAAARLWSRMQRLEKEAPPQFMSTHPSSYNREEAIRDRLHKAQDAYEQSGCDSMKTYMPGFRQAYGNFGW, from the exons ATGTTCCGCCAACCGATAACGAGCGCAGTACGAAAAGCTCTCTCGCCATCTCtagcttcttttgctttctccCCTCGCGCAGCAGCACGATGCTCCCGGTTGACTTCCGCCTTGCATCCCTGTCATAGAAATCCAATCACCTCGAAAACATCCTTTACTTTTTTTCAAGAGCAGCTCCCTCGATTTCACAGTCGCCACTTCACTAGTTCCGCCAGTAGCCACTATGGATTCGGGAATCAGCCATACAGACGGTTCAATAACCCACAGCGGCAACCGTTTTTGTGGCGCCTATTGGGAAATGCGAAACCCCATCATTTCGTACTTATTGGACTTGGAATCAGCGgattatatatatataactCGGAAACAGTGGAG ATGACCGGTCGCCGTCGCTTCAACTGTATTAGTTCTGAACAGGAGCTCCAGATGGGGAATCAGAGCTACAAAGAGGTTCTAAGCTCTTCTCGTGGAAAGATACTACCAGAACACCATCCTACCACTGTATTAGTCAAACGAGTTCTCGACAGGCTCATCCCACAGGCACCGATAGTAGGTGCAAACTGGAGGGTTCATGTGATCAAGGACgatgggatgataaatgcttTTGTTCTTCCGGG TGGTAAGGTGTTTGTCTATACTGGCATCTTGCCGGTCtgcgaagatgaagacggaTTAGCAGCGGTACTTGGCCACGAGATTGCTCATGTGGTAGCGCGGCATCCTGCTGAGCGGATGAGTAATAGCCTCCTCACAATTGGGGCGGTATTCCTCATCTCTGCGATGTTTGATATCTCGGGACAGATTCCATCGCTTCTTTTGAACCTAATGTACAGTCTGCCGAATTCCAGGACACAAGAA GCGGAAGCAGATGATATGGGCCTGA TGATGATGTCTAAGGCTTGCTATAACCCAGAGGCAGCCGCCAGACT TTGGTCGCGGATGCAGCGACTGGAGAAAGAGGCGCCGCCCCAGTTCATGTCGACACACCCGTCG AGTTATAATCGGGAGGAAGCGATTCGTGATCG GCTGCACAAGGCTCAAGATGCTTATGAACAAAGCGGATGTGACTCGATGAAAACATACA TGCCGGGGTTCCGGCAAGCTTATGGCAACTTTGGCTGGTAA
- a CDS encoding uncharacterized protein (COG:Q;~EggNog:ENOG410PFN7;~InterPro:IPR034001,IPR043926,IPR027417,IPR003593, IPR010929,IPR017871,IPR029481,IPR003439,IPR013525, IPR034003;~PFAM:PF01061,PF00005,PF06422,PF14510;~TransMembrane:13 (o504-521i533-555o575-599i611-635o641-660i747-764o1143-1159i1171-1188o1200-1223i1244-1270o1282-1305i1317-1341o1436-1454i);~go_component: GO:0016020 - membrane [Evidence IEA];~go_component: GO:0016021 - integral component of membrane [Evidence IEA];~go_function: GO:0005524 - ATP binding [Evidence IEA];~go_function: GO:0016887 - ATPase activity [Evidence IEA];~go_function: GO:0042626 - ATPase-coupled transmembrane transporter activity [Evidence IEA];~go_process: GO:0055085 - transmembrane transport [Evidence IEA]), translating into MGADTEDDHHSESAMSSETAGPSSSAMAARSHMDMDPQEVDNIVRIASHLSRRHENIHPGSTTDGETLNEDDPALDPSAKEFDLRKYLTKVLRDFSREGIEASHAGIVFKDLTISGSGAALQFQSTVASMMSLPSQVKDLWRERNSPAKQILHDFNGTLKSGELLLVLGRPGAGCSTFLKSLCGELHGLTLDDKSVVHYNGVPQKQMMKEFKGEVVYNQEVDKHFPHLTVGQTLEFAAATRTPARRLGGMSRDEFAKHVTQVVMSIFGLTHTYNTKVGNDFVRGVSGGERKRVSIAEMALAAAPLAAWDNSTRGLDSATALKFVESLRLFADLAGSAHAVAIYQASQNIYDLFDKVMVLYEGRQIYMGPANEAKVFFERQGWECPLRQTTGDFLTSVTNPSERRVRPGMENQVPRTPEEFEAYWKASPEYQNMQVDVASYEKEYPLAKEGATDSDFSQRKQLVQAKHTRPASPYLISVPMQVKLNTKRAYQRIWNDISSTASTVISQMIMALIVGSVFYGTPNASAGFQAKGATLFFAVLLNALIAMSEINSLYAQRAIVEKHASYAFYHPFTEAVAGVVSDIPIKFVIAVAFNIIMYFMSNLRREAAQFFLYFLITFIVMFVMSAVFRTLAAITKTVSQAMSLAGVLILALVVYTGFVLPEPSMHPWLGWIHYINPIYYAFEILIANEFHGRDFTCSEFVPNYPTLSGNSFVCSISGAKAGQRTISGDDYIAVNWEYTYSHVWRNFGILIAFLVGFMFIYFVATELNSSTTSTAEALVFRRGREPDYLRSNQEGSSDPEKGAAPVATRQPTRTDEGELGKIQAHTDIFTWRDVCYDISIKGEPRRLLDHVNGWVKPGTLTALMGVSGAGKTTLLDVLAHRTSMGVITGDMFVNGRGLDQSFQRKTGYVQQQDLHLETATVRESLRFSACLRQPPTVSIQEKYDYVEEVIRMLNMGDFAEAVVGVPGEGLNVEQRKLLTIGVELAAKPKLLLFLDEPTSGLDSQSSWAICAFLRKLADNGQAVLCTIHQPSAILFQQFDRLLFLARGGKTVYFGEIGDDCRTLLDYFETNGARKCESDENPAEYMLDVVNAGQNAKGENWFDVWKQSNEARGVEMEIERIHEEQKHKQPVDEDDHAARSHEEFAMPFWFQLYLVTYRVFQQYWRMPSYIMSKWALAIMSGLFIGFSFFQAKTSLQGMQTIIYSVFMLCTIFSSLVQQVMPLFVTQRSLYEVRERPSKTYSWKAFLIANIVVEIPYQIMMGILVWACYYYAIVGIQTSAQQGLVLILCIQFFIYASTFAHMVIAALPDTETAGAIVTLLFAMSLTFCGVMQTPTALPGFWIFMYRVSPFTYWIGAIASTQVHGKAVECSAAEVSMFDPPSGQTCKQYLAEYMSYAPGTLQNPDATADCRYCSVSVADQFLAGSNIYYSERWRNFGLVWVYIAFNIFAATMLYYLFRVKRWNMDGLKEKFSKKK; encoded by the exons ATGGGTGCCGATACTGAAGACGACCATCACTCCGAGTCCGCCATGTCTAGCGAGACAGCAGGTCCATCGTCGTCCGCCATGGCAGCTCGCTcccacatggatatggacCCCCAGGAAGTCGACAACATCGTCCGTATTGCCTCGCATCTGTCCCGGCGTCATGAAAATATCCACCCCGGCTCGACAACAGACGGAGAGACCTTGAACGAAGATGACCCGGCCCTTGATCCTTCCGCGAAAGAGTTCGATCTGCGGAAATACCTGACCAAAGTACTGCGGGACTTCAGTCGGGAGGGTATTGAGGCCTCTCATGCTGGGATTGTCTTCAAGGATCTCACCATCTCCGGTTCTGGAGCAGCATTGCAGTTCCAGAGTACCGTGGCATCTATGATGTCTCTGCCGTCGCAAGTGAAGGACCTCTGGCGGGAGCGTAACTCTCCGGCCAAGCAGATTCTACATGACTTCAACGGAACACTCAAGAGTGGCGAGCTGCTCCTTGTCCTGGGCCGTCCCGGGGCTGGTTGCAGTACCTTTCTTAAATCTCTCTGCGGAGAGCTTCACGGACTGACTTTGGATGACAAGAGCGTTGTTCATTACAATG GCGTCCCACAAAAACAAATGATGAAGGAATTCAAAGGAGAAGTCGTGTACAACCAAGAG GTCGACAAGCACTTCCCTCACTTGACTGTTGGACAAACTCTCGAGTTCGCTGCTGCCACACGTACCCCAGCCCGCCGTCTTGGAGGCATGTCCCGCGACGAATTCGCCAAGCACGTTACACAAGTTGTGATGTCCATCTTCGGGCTCACGCATACATACAACACCAAAGTCGGAAACGATTTCGTTCGCGGTGTGTCGGGAGGAGAGCGCAAGCGTGTCAGTATTGCCGAAATGGCACTGGCAGCAGCGCCACTAGCAGCCTGGGATAACTCTACTCGTGGATTGGACTCGGCCACGGCGCTCAAATTTGTCGAATCTCTCCGGTTGTTTGCGGATCTTGCTGGATCGGCCCACGCAGTGGCGATCTACCAAGCGAGTCAGAACATCTACGATCTGTTCGACAAGGTCATGGTTCTCTACGAAGGACGCCAGATCTATATGGGACCTGCCAATGAAGCCAAGGTCTTCTTTGAGCGACAAGGTTGGGAGTGCCCGTTACGACAAACGACAGGTGACTTCTTGACGTCTGTCACCAATCCGTCAGAGCGTCGCGTGCGCCCTGGCATGGAGAACCAAGTCCCCCGGACACCGGAAGAATTTGAAGCCTACTGGAAAGCGTCTCCCGAATACCAGAATATGCAGGTGGATGTCGCGTCTTACGAGAAGGAATATCCATTGGCCAAAGAAGGTGCGACGGACTCGGATTTCAGCCAGCGAAAACAGTTGGTGCAAGCGAAGCACACCCGGCCTGCCTCGCCCTATCTCATTAGCGTGCCCATGCAAGTCAAGCTCAACACAAAACGGGCATATCAGCGAATTTGGAACGACATATCCTCAACGGCGTCAACTGTTATAAGTCAGATGATCATGGCCTTGATCGTCGGTTCGGTTTTCTATGGTACTCCAAATGCGTCGGCTGGTTTCCAGGCCAAAGGTGCCACTCTATTCTTCGCGGTTTTACTTAACGCTCTTATTGCCATGTCGGAAATCAACAGTCTCTATGCGCAGCGGGCCATTGTCGAAAAACACGCCTCGTACGCCTTCTACCATCCTTTTACGGAAGCGGTTGCTGGTGTTGTTAGTGATATACCGATCAAATTTGTGATTGCCGTGGccttcaacatcatcatgTACTTCATGTCGAATCTCCGGAGGGAAGCAGCGCAGTTCTTCCTGTACTTCCTGATTACCTTCATCGTCATGTTTGTTATGAGTGCGGTCTTTCGAACACTGGCAGCGATTACGAAAACAGTCTCCCAAGCCATGAGTTTGGCAGGTGTTCTCATCCTCGCACTCGTTGTCTATACTGGTTTTGTCTTGCCAGAGCCATCCATGCATCCGTGGCTTGGATGGATCCACTACATCAATCCTATCTATTACGCCTTCGAGATCCTCATCGCGAACGAATTTCATGGACGGGACTTTACGTGTTCCGAATTTGTCCCCAACTACCCAACATTGTCCGGGAACTCGTTTGTTTGCTCAATCTCAGGTGCCAAGGCAGGACAGCGCACGATCAGCGGTGATGACTACATCGCGGTCAACTGGGAGTACACCTACAGTCATGTATGGCGCAACTTCGGCATTCTGATCGCCttccttgtcggattcaTGTTCATCTACTTCGTCGCTACGGAACTCAATTCATCGACAACCAGCACCGCCGAAGCGCTGGTCTTCCGTCGGGGTCGCGAGCCTGACTATCTTCGCTCGAACCAGGAGGGATCTTCGGATCCTGAGAAGGGAGCAGCGCCTGTTGCCACGAGACAGCCGACCAGGACCGATGAAGGTGAACTCGGAAAGATCCAGGCCCATACCGACATCTTCACCTGGCGCGATGTGTGCTACGATATTTCGATCAAGGGAGAGCCTCGACGACTTCTGGACCACGTCAACGGTTGGGTCAAGCCGGGTACGCTTACAGCCCTTATGGGTGTCAGTGGCGCTGGTAAGACGACATTGCTGGATGTTCTGGCCCATCGTACTTCCATGGGTGTCATCACTGGTGACATGTTCGTGAACGGTCGCGGTCTTGATCAGAGTTTTCAACGGAAGACTGGTTACGTTCAGCAACAGGATTTGCATCTTGAGACTGCCACCGTGCGAGAGTCGCTTCGGTTCAGTGCTTGTTTGCGGCAGCCTCCGACCGTATccattcaagagaaatacgACTATGTGGAAGAGGTTATCCGGATGTTGAACATGGGCGACTTTGCGGAAGCTGTCGTCGGTGTTCCTGGCGAGGGTCTGAACGTTGAGCAACGCAAGTTATTGACAATTGGTGTTGAACTTGCTGCGAAGCCTaagcttcttctctttttggaTGAACCGACTAG TGGTCTCGACTCCCAGTCCTCCTGGGCTATTTGCGCGTTCCTCCGGAAGCTGGCAGACAACGGTCAAGCAGTCCTCTGCACAATTCACCAGCCCAGCGCTATCCTCTTCCAACAATTCGATCgactcctcttcctcgctcgCGGCGGTAAGACGGTCTACTTTGGCGAAATCGGCGACGACTGCCGTACTCTCTTGGATTACTTCGAGACCAACGGTGCCCGGAAGTGCGAATCCGACGAGAACCCCGCAGAATACATGCTCGACGTCGTGAACGCGGGTCAGAACGCCAAGGGCGAGAACTGGTTCGACGTCTGGAAGCAGAGCAATGAGGCTCGAGGAGTTGAAATGGAGATCGAGCGTATCCACGAGGAGCAGAAGCACAAGCAACCtgtcgatgaggatgatcatGCGGCTAGGAGTCACGAGGAATTTGCGATGCCGTTTTGGTTCCAGTTGTACCTGGTTACCTACCGTGTTTTCCAGCAGTACTGGCGCATGCCGTCGTATATCATGTCGAAGTGGGCGCTTGCGATCATGTCTGGCCTGTTTATTGGTTTCTCGTTCTTCCAGGCGAAGACATCGCTGCAGGGCATGCAGACGATCATCTACTCCGTCTTCATGCTTTGCACGATCTTCTCGTCTTTGGTTCAACAG GTCATGCCCCTCTTCGTAACCCAGCGTTCCCTCTACGAAGTCCGCGAACGCCCCAGCAAGACCTACTCCTGGAAAGCCTTCCTCATCGCCAACATCGTTGTCGAAATTCCCTACCAAATCATGATGGGTATCCTCGTCTGGGCCTGCTACTACTACGCCATCGTCGGAATCCAGACCTCCGCCCAACAAggcctcgtcctcatcctctgcATCCAATTCTTTATCTACGCCTCCACCTTCGCACACATGGTCATCGCCGCCCTCCCGGATACGGAAACCGCCGGTGCAATCGTCACCCTGCTCTTCGCTATGTCGTTGACTTTCTGTGGTGTCATGCAAACTCCCACCGCGCTCCCTGGTTTCTGGATCTTCATGTACCGCGTCTCCCCGTTCACATACTGGATCGGTGCTATCGCCTCGACACAGGTCCACGGGAAAGCAGTCGAATGCTCCGCAGCGGAAGTGTCCATGTTCGACCCTCCATCCGGCCAGACCTGCAAACAATACCTCGCTGAGTACATGAGCTACGCTCCGGGAACGTTGCAGAACCCCGACGCAACAGCGGACTGCAGATACTGCTCCGTGAGCGTCGCAGACCAATTCCTCGCAGGCTCGAACATCTACTACAGCGAGCGCTGGAGGAACTTTGGCCTTGTGTGGGTGTACATTGCGTTTAACATCTTCGCAGCTACTATGCTGTACTACTTGTTCCGGGTGAAGCGGTGGAACATGGATGGGTTGAAGGAGAAGTTCTCGAAGAAGAAGTAA
- a CDS encoding uncharacterized protein (COG:Q;~EggNog:ENOG410PHH6;~InterPro:IPR001128,IPR036396;~go_function: GO:0005506 - iron ion binding [Evidence IEA];~go_function: GO:0016705 - oxidoreductase activity, acting on paired donors, with incorporation or reduction of molecular oxygen [Evidence IEA];~go_function: GO:0020037 - heme binding [Evidence IEA];~go_process: GO:0055114 - oxidation-reduction process [Evidence IEA]): MHKVELTHNKRRRVWDCGFRIQALNESEPHIVAKARLLVSKINQRHSQPLKITNRISCYAFHVMGEIALGMEFEYVQRRTPKDIISWLIQAKENGDPGAVLSKRALQDAWTLVVAGSDMVSTTLTNALICLSTQHSVLFKPQSEFGQVFPRDMQD, translated from the exons ATGCATAAAGTCGAACTG ACACATAATAAACGGCGTCGAGTTTGGGATTGTGGATTCAGGATCCAAG CCCTCAACGAGTCCGAACCTCATATTGTCGCCAAAGCCCGTCTGTTAGTGTCCAAAATAAACCAGCGGCATTCTCAGCCGCTCAAGATCACGAATCGGATTTCCTGCTATGCCTTCCATGTGATGGGTGAAATCGCACTGGGAATGGAGTTTG AGTATGTCCAAAGAAGAACACCCAAAGATATTATATCCTGGTTGAtccaagcaaaagaaaacGGTGACCCGGGAGCAGTCCTCTCCAAGAGAGCCTTGCAAGACGCATGGACCCTGGTCGTTGCGGGCAG CGACATGGTATCTACCACTCTCACAAACGCATTGATCTGCCTCTCAACTCAGCATTCTGTCCTCTTTAAGCCCCAATCCGAGTTTGGCCAAGTCTTCCCACGCGACATGCAAGACTAG
- a CDS encoding FAD-dependent oxidoreductase (COG:S;~EggNog:ENOG410PM0T;~InterPro:IPR036188,IPR002938;~TransMembrane:8 (n5-13c18/19o444-464i476-493o508-534i555-572o578-598i628-647o667-685i697-721o);~go_function: GO:0071949 - FAD binding [Evidence IEA]), giving the protein MSFKVIIIGGSVAGLTLANVLQRYGIEYVLLEKYRCIAPQLGASLGLLPYGSQVLDQLGVNEAVQAMCERVESMHYYNSDGAKLGCHDTFGEMLLKLTGYEFNFLDRQELVQALYDNLQDKSKVHVSKGLSSIDRLDTGVIVTTEDGTTFTGDILIGADGIHSQTRKEMWRIADSEVPDYGTQQMAKCGNYLLVQMHVRHLRPPRRCPRWPRIQNLPQKAYQAGRAGKLYFFAFSKNPQVTIGKDIHRYTAEDEKAFVDAQRDDVLFPGLTFGDLYQKRRAAVLVPLQEYVLEKCFYKRAVLIGDSFHKMNPLTGQGGNSAIEDAALLGDLLKEALDKNPCPTNETIHAQFTYFQEERKPRTKILVDGAHSLQSLEALETPLLEFIQTKFIAKGGVDKVAFAMAAAHSPGHILKYLPRPSKEGVVARDIEVVARPGQRSSVATGFWIMLLFLIACLPLGIGQSVSMGSVTALHDSLLNYTLVFTMGINALWTLESHRPGLSGGYLGSAIPYILASTAFGWHLITPIYFAIYIYLSQSRPFCYPNPRAIDLRAAEYLPTGLLVTYFVPALFILRNAAAIAIPGWILSLAQLGLPILVSLGQTLSKRVPPSSDFAEALYGTRDMPYISQFYNFSFLITSTLHIVIASRIFPCIQGVAVVIETAFSSEGAQLGCLIGAILIWSVFTVWDLRRTNVLQTPLSLAVLAVILGNICFGPAAALIGLWNWRESALERSRRRK; this is encoded by the exons ATGTCTTTCAAAGTTATTATTATAGGGGGGAGTGTTGCGGGGTTAACACTGGCGAATGTACTCCAGCGATATGGGATTGAGTATGTTTTGCTGGAGAAGTATCGATGCATTGCACCTCAGTTGGGCGCAAGTCTTGGTCTTTTGCCGTATGGCAGTCAGGTTCTTGATCAATTGGGCGTTAACGAGGCGGTTCAAGCTATGTGCGAGAGGGTGGAATCGATGCATTATTATAATTCGGATGGGGCGAAACTTGGTTGTCATGATACTTTTGGCGAGATGCTTTTGAAGTT GACTGGATACGAATTCAACTTCCTGGATCGTCAAGAGCTGGTTCAAGCTCTATATGACAATCTCCAGGACAAGTCAAAGGTTCATGTCTCCAAGGGACTGTCGAGCATTGACCGATTGGATACCGGTGTAATAGTCACCACCGAAGACGGCACCACCTTCACTGGTGACATCCTCATCGGCGCAGATGGCATCCACAGTcagacaagaaaagaaatgtgGAGGATCGCAGACTCAGAGGTCCCAGACTACGGGACGCAGCAGATGGCAAAATGTGG CAATTACCTGCTCGTACAAATGCATGTTCGGCATCTCAGACCGCCCCGAAGGTGTCCCAGATGGCCGCGGATACAAAACCTACCACAAAAAGCCTATCAAGCCGGTCGTGCAGGGAAGTTGTACTTCTTCGCATTTTCCAAGAACCCTCAAGTCACCATCGGCAAGGATATCCACCGGTATACCGCTGAGGATGAAAAGGCTTTTGTTGATGCGCAGAGGGATGATGTTCTCTTTCCGGGCCTTACTTTTGGGGATCTTTATCAGAAACGTCGGGCTGCGGTTCTTGTTCCGCTGCAGGAGTATGTGTTGGAGAAGTGCTTTTACAAGCGTGCTGTTTTGATTGGTGATTCATTTCATAAG ATGAATCCCCTCACTGGCCAAGGTGGAAATTCGGCCATCGAAGACGCAGCACTACTTGGCGATCTGCTAAAAGAAGCTCTGGACAAGAACCCCTGTCCAACAAATGAGACAATCCACGCACAATTTACCTATTTTCAAGAAGAGCGCAAACCTCGTACGAAGATACTGGTCGACGGGGCGCATTCGTTGCAAAGTCTCGAGGCCCTCGAGACCCCACTTCTGGAGTTCATACAAACAAAATTTATAGCCAAAGGAGGGGTTGATAAGGTGGCCTTTGCAATGGCCGCAGCGCACTCTCCTGGACATATCTTGAAGTATCTTCCGAGGCCGTCGAAGGAGGGAGTTGTGGCGCGGGATATTGAGGTGGTTGCGAGGCCGGGGCAGCGGTCATCTGTCGCGACCGGGTTCTGGATCATGCTTTTGTTTCTTATCGCCTGTTTGCCTCTGGGTATTGGGCAGTCTGTCAGCATGGGGTCTGTAACGGCCCTCCATGATTCTCTCTTGAACTACACCCTTGTCTTCACGATGGGCATTAATGCACTGTGGACACTTGAGTCTCATCGCCCGGGGCTCTCGGGAGGATACCTGGGCAG TGCCATCCCATATATCCTCGCCTCCACAGCTTTCGGATGGCACCTGATCACACCAATCTATTTCGCCATCTACATCTACCTCAGCCAATCCCGGCCTTTCTGTTATCCCAACCCGCGAGCCATTGACCTACGAGCTGCCGAATACCTTCCCACGGGGCTGCTGGTGACGTACTTCGTGCCCGCCCTTTTCATACTCAGAAATGCAGCAGCGATTGCAATACCCGGATGGATCCTTTCTCTTGCTCAATTGGGTCTACCGATATTAGTGTCGCTCGGGCAGACACTCTCAAAGAGGGTGCCACCTAGTTCTGATTTCGCGGAGGCGCTGTATGGCACCCGGGATATGCCGTATATTTCCCAGTTTTATAATTTCTCTTTTCTTATCACAAGCACGTTGCATATCGTCATCGCTAGCCGGATCTTCCCATGCATTCAGGGTGTCGCCGTCGTTATAGAAACGGCCTTCTCATCCGAAGGAGCACAATTGGGATGTCTCATCGGTGCAATTCTGATCTGGTCCGTTTTCACGGTATGGGACTTGCGCCGGACGAACGTTCTTCAAACTCCTCTGTCTCTTGCCGTTCTTGCCGTCATCTTGGGAAATATCTGTTTTGGACCAGCGGCTGCGTTGATCGGATTGTGGAATTGGCGCGAGAGTGCACTGGAAAGGTCTCGTCGGAGGAAATAG